In a genomic window of Methylobacter sp. YRD-M1:
- the rpoS gene encoding RNA polymerase sigma factor RpoS, producing the protein MQEEMCEVLDDDICVAFDDELDTDSVLGEVMEVDEAISMEAHNDNSFDATRFYLNELGKSQLLTADQEKFYGKKALRGDEAARNIMIESNLRLVVKISRRYLNRGLPLLDLIEEGNLGLIRAVEKFDPDKGFRFSTYATWWIRQTIERAIMNQTRTIRLPIHIVKEMNVYLKAQHHLTQMMDHEPSAEDIAEYLDKPVSVVKKMLKLNERVTSVDIPGGKDFDKPLVETISDAESMSPTEKLQEDGIKKNIANWVFQLSEKQREVICRRYGLCGYENATLEQVAQELGVTRERVRQIQMDSLKRLKEILEFHGYSFEAIF; encoded by the coding sequence ATGCAGGAAGAAATGTGTGAAGTATTGGACGACGATATTTGTGTAGCGTTTGATGATGAACTTGATACAGATTCCGTGTTGGGTGAAGTGATGGAGGTTGACGAAGCAATTTCCATGGAAGCTCATAATGATAATAGCTTCGATGCGACACGGTTCTATCTGAACGAGTTAGGCAAGTCACAATTACTGACCGCGGATCAGGAAAAATTCTACGGCAAGAAAGCGTTGCGAGGCGATGAAGCAGCCCGCAATATCATGATCGAAAGCAATTTGCGCCTTGTAGTCAAAATTTCCCGCCGTTATTTGAACAGAGGGCTGCCGTTGCTGGATTTAATAGAGGAAGGCAATCTGGGACTGATCCGCGCCGTCGAGAAATTCGATCCTGATAAAGGGTTCAGATTTTCAACGTATGCCACTTGGTGGATCAGGCAGACAATAGAGCGGGCTATCATGAATCAGACCCGCACAATCCGCTTGCCGATTCATATCGTAAAAGAAATGAATGTTTACCTCAAAGCCCAGCATCATTTGACTCAAATGATGGATCATGAGCCCAGCGCCGAGGATATCGCTGAGTATCTCGATAAACCGGTCAGTGTGGTGAAAAAAATGCTCAAGCTCAATGAGCGGGTCACGTCAGTGGACATACCTGGCGGTAAAGATTTTGACAAACCTTTGGTAGAAACGATTTCAGATGCCGAGAGTATGTCGCCGACCGAAAAATTGCAGGAAGATGGCATTAAAAAGAATATTGCCAATTGGGTATTTCAACTGTCTGAAAAGCAACGTGAAGTGATTTGCCGCCGGTACGGGCTATGCGGTTATGAAAATGCAACTCTTGAACAGGTCGCTCAAGAGCTGGGTGTAACAAGGGAGCGTGTTAGACAAATTCAGATGGATTCATTAAAAAGATTGAAAGAAATACTGGAGTTTCACGGTTATTCTTTCGAGGCGATTTTCTGA
- a CDS encoding peptidoglycan DD-metalloendopeptidase family protein yields the protein MQSRYAQPVLIARLMLVFLLNACSEQENSVPVKAYDIDSSENQTKPSENKIQARDNTKRITAGTKYYVVERGDTLYSIGLRSGHGYQRLAQWNRLPPPYVLVIGRKLKLFNSDRGYSTVAAMHPIKKNGRDSQKKLIFSDNSRIVVKLNWQWPIEGKVIKNFTQSNNKGIDISGKAGQAVSAVEAGKVAYSGKGLIGYDNLLIIKHNEMYLSAYANNNRLLVSEGQVIKKGQVIGYVGKTGPGQTSLHFEIRKNGKSVNPLNYLPKNNRQPVQASIK from the coding sequence ATGCAGTCTCGTTATGCCCAGCCTGTTCTTATTGCAAGACTGATGCTGGTATTTCTATTAAATGCCTGTTCAGAACAGGAAAATTCTGTGCCGGTAAAAGCTTATGATATTGATTCTTCTGAAAATCAGACCAAACCCTCAGAAAACAAGATCCAGGCGAGAGATAATACAAAACGCATCACTGCCGGAACAAAATATTATGTGGTAGAAAGAGGCGATACCCTATATTCGATTGGTTTGCGCTCAGGGCACGGCTATCAACGCCTGGCCCAGTGGAATCGCCTGCCGCCGCCTTATGTTTTGGTGATTGGCCGGAAGCTGAAATTATTCAATTCAGACCGAGGATATAGCACAGTGGCTGCGATGCACCCTATCAAAAAAAACGGACGTGATTCGCAAAAAAAGCTGATTTTTTCAGACAATAGTAGAATAGTAGTAAAGTTAAACTGGCAGTGGCCGATAGAGGGAAAGGTAATAAAAAACTTTACTCAATCGAATAACAAAGGAATTGATATTAGCGGAAAAGCAGGGCAGGCCGTCAGCGCTGTTGAAGCGGGAAAAGTTGCGTATAGCGGAAAAGGCTTGATTGGTTATGATAATTTACTGATTATCAAACACAATGAGATGTATTTAAGCGCTTATGCCAATAATAACCGTTTGCTGGTTTCGGAAGGACAAGTCATAAAAAAAGGCCAAGTTATTGGCTATGTTGGAAAAACCGGACCCGGGCAAACTTCGCTGCATTTCGAAATAAGAAAAAATGGAAAATCGGTAAATCCGTTAAATTATTTACCCAAAAATAATCGTCAGCCTGTTCAAGCGTCTATTAAATAA
- a CDS encoding DnaJ domain-containing protein: protein MIRIYLVLLLIIISFFVLRRFLKTPPAQIARYIKTLGLGLVVMILIYLGATGRLNWLFALVGVVVAFLFRLIPLLLHYAPQLHRLWAEFNTAKQGSSSYQRASGSSGKMTVEEAYEVLGLKIGASKQEIIEAHRKLMQKIHPDRGGSDYLAAKINLAKKILLAR, encoded by the coding sequence TTGATTCGAATTTATCTGGTCTTATTGCTAATCATTATCTCATTTTTCGTCCTGCGCAGGTTTTTAAAAACGCCGCCGGCTCAGATAGCCCGTTATATCAAAACCCTCGGTCTCGGTCTCGTCGTTATGATTTTAATTTATTTGGGCGCGACCGGGCGCTTGAACTGGCTCTTTGCGCTGGTTGGCGTCGTTGTTGCCTTCCTGTTCAGATTAATACCGCTCTTGCTGCATTATGCGCCTCAACTGCACAGATTATGGGCTGAGTTCAATACCGCCAAGCAGGGGTCATCATCGTATCAGCGTGCATCAGGTTCCTCGGGAAAGATGACGGTTGAAGAGGCCTATGAAGTGCTGGGGTTGAAAATAGGGGCATCGAAACAGGAAATCATTGAAGCTCACCGCAAATTGATGCAGAAAATACACCCTGACCGCGGCGGATCAGATTATCTGGCCGCGAAAATAAATTTGGCAAAGAAGATATTGCTGGCCAGATAG
- the mobB gene encoding molybdopterin-guanine dinucleotide biosynthesis protein B: MQNAKIPVLGFAAFSGTGKTTLLSQLIPILKSNGLRIGLIKHSHHDFEIDKPGKDSFRLRAAGASPVMLISKSRRAIITEITPEKEPRLDDQLKVLDQSESDLILVEGFRTEPFPKIELHRASLNKPLLYPDDPHIIAIASDCALETPSKLAQLDINQPEMIAAFILNQFMRGNYD, encoded by the coding sequence ATGCAGAATGCCAAAATTCCAGTCCTTGGTTTTGCCGCTTTCAGCGGCACCGGCAAAACAACTTTACTATCGCAATTGATCCCGATTCTGAAATCCAATGGCCTGCGCATAGGTTTAATCAAACACAGCCATCATGATTTTGAAATAGACAAGCCGGGCAAGGACAGCTTCCGCTTGCGAGCAGCAGGGGCTTCGCCCGTCATGCTGATATCGAAATCCCGGCGCGCCATTATTACCGAGATCACCCCTGAAAAAGAACCCAGACTGGACGATCAGCTAAAGGTGCTTGATCAGTCTGAATCGGACCTGATTCTGGTTGAAGGCTTTAGAACAGAGCCATTTCCGAAGATAGAATTGCACCGCGCCTCGCTCAACAAACCGTTGCTTTATCCTGATGATCCGCACATCATCGCGATCGCCTCGGATTGTGCCTTGGAAACGCCATCGAAGCTGGCTCAGCTCGATATCAACCAACCTGAAATGATCGCAGCGTTCATTCTGAATCAATTCATGAGAGGAAATTATGATTGA
- the moeA gene encoding molybdopterin molybdotransferase MoeA, with protein sequence MIDLCSQDTNPLLSLPEALARIKAALLPAAGSEKVAVKDALGRTLTQPVYSSVNIPHERNAAMDGYALAASDMAPNQPFSLHLAGASWAGRPFQGQLQPGECIRIFTGAALPEQADTVIMQEQVRTDGQTIHFPAQTRPYQNIREIGEDIQQGACLIASPKKLTAADLGLLASAGICEVAVKRRLNIAFFSTGDELTALGQTLQPGKIYDSNRYILSGLLAGPGYSIVDKGVIADDRDKLEENLVEAAKNYDVIITTGGASVGEADFVKDVLTSCGQVNFWKIAMKPGKPLAFGKIGNCYFFGLPGNPVAVIATFDQLVKPALKQLAGEPSSKPLRLTAVCTSSLKKAAGRQEFQRGILTQSDAGELLVASSGKQGSHLLGSFSRANCYIILPADCTGVEAGDQVIVEPFGLFV encoded by the coding sequence ATGATTGACTTATGCAGCCAGGACACAAACCCGCTGTTATCACTGCCGGAAGCCCTAGCCAGAATCAAAGCGGCCCTGCTGCCTGCTGCCGGCTCTGAAAAAGTTGCTGTAAAAGATGCCTTGGGACGCACCCTGACGCAACCGGTTTACTCATCCGTCAATATACCTCATGAGAGAAACGCGGCGATGGATGGCTATGCCCTGGCCGCTAGTGATATGGCGCCAAATCAGCCTTTTTCTCTGCATTTGGCGGGCGCCTCCTGGGCCGGAAGACCGTTTCAGGGACAACTGCAACCGGGCGAATGCATCAGAATCTTCACCGGTGCAGCATTACCCGAACAGGCCGATACCGTCATTATGCAGGAGCAAGTGCGCACTGACGGACAGACTATACATTTTCCGGCACAGACACGGCCCTATCAGAATATCCGGGAAATCGGCGAAGATATTCAGCAAGGCGCCTGCCTGATTGCATCGCCTAAAAAGTTGACTGCCGCGGATTTAGGATTGCTGGCCTCCGCCGGCATTTGCGAAGTTGCCGTCAAGCGCCGATTGAACATTGCTTTTTTTTCTACCGGCGATGAACTGACAGCCTTAGGCCAGACGCTGCAACCCGGAAAAATATATGACAGCAATCGCTATATTCTGAGCGGCCTGCTGGCCGGTCCGGGCTACAGCATAGTCGATAAAGGCGTGATTGCCGATGACCGAGACAAACTGGAAGAAAACCTTGTTGAAGCGGCCAAAAATTACGATGTCATCATCACGACAGGCGGTGCTTCGGTAGGCGAAGCTGATTTCGTCAAGGACGTCCTGACCAGCTGCGGTCAAGTCAATTTCTGGAAGATTGCCATGAAACCCGGAAAACCGCTGGCATTCGGCAAAATCGGCAATTGTTATTTCTTCGGACTGCCCGGCAATCCGGTTGCCGTCATCGCCACCTTTGACCAGCTGGTCAAACCCGCGTTAAAACAACTGGCCGGCGAGCCGTCTAGCAAACCTCTACGATTGACGGCCGTTTGCACAAGCTCGCTGAAAAAAGCGGCGGGACGGCAGGAGTTTCAGCGCGGCATACTGACCCAAAGCGATGCCGGCGAATTGCTTGTGGCCTCATCGGGAAAGCAGGGCTCGCACCTGCTCGGCTCATTCAGCCGTGCTAATTGCTATATTATCTTGCCGGCCGACTGCACGGGCGTGGAAGCCGGCGATCAAGTGATCGTCGAGCCGTTCGGCCTGTTTGTTTAG
- a CDS encoding rhodanese-like domain-containing protein, with protein MSVKQISAIELKNKIQNGESLFLLDVREPHEFQYAHIEKSVSIPLNQVPHRLDELDRQQDIVVICHHGMRSQQAANYLAHYGFEKVSNLRGGIDAWSCECDNAVPRY; from the coding sequence ATGTCTGTAAAACAAATTTCAGCGATTGAATTGAAAAATAAAATTCAAAATGGCGAGTCTCTGTTTTTGCTGGATGTGAGAGAACCGCATGAGTTTCAGTACGCACATATCGAAAAAAGTGTGTCGATTCCGCTGAATCAAGTTCCGCATAGACTTGATGAATTGGACCGGCAGCAGGACATAGTCGTGATTTGCCACCACGGCATGCGCAGTCAGCAGGCCGCCAATTATCTGGCGCATTACGGCTTTGAAAAGGTTTCAAACCTGAGGGGCGGCATCGACGCCTGGTCTTGCGAGTGCGACAATGCGGTGCCGCGCTACTAG
- a CDS encoding pyridoxal phosphate-dependent aminotransferase codes for MSERLAKRTQTISPFYVMELLRRAKQLESEGRDIIHMEIGEPDFATPQTIIDAGIEHIQTGDVKYTPAAGLPELRENIAGFYRQRYGVTVAPERIFVTPGASGAFLLALGSSLNPGEELLMADPCYPCNSNFAKVFEGKTRAVPVGSSTRYQLTAELIRENWTETTKGALIASPSNPTGTIIDPAVLNSAIQAVNQLGGCFYSDEIYHGLVYVKSAPTALVFSDDVFVINSFSKYFGMTGWRIGWLIVPDEFIEATEKLAQNIFISTSTHSQYAALAAFDERTIDELEFRRAEFAARRDFLYDTLLRLGFDIPIKPEGAFYIYANCAKFTDDSYQFALDFLEAEGVAITPGKDFGDYESNHYIRFAYTTSIDRMAIAMHRLERFINRRS; via the coding sequence ATGAGCGAAAGACTGGCTAAACGGACTCAGACTATTTCTCCATTTTACGTTATGGAATTGCTTCGGCGCGCCAAGCAATTGGAAAGCGAGGGCAGAGATATTATCCATATGGAAATCGGCGAGCCCGATTTTGCTACGCCGCAGACCATTATTGATGCCGGTATCGAACATATCCAAACCGGCGACGTCAAGTACACGCCGGCCGCGGGCTTGCCCGAACTGCGTGAAAATATAGCCGGCTTTTACCGGCAGCGCTACGGTGTGACAGTAGCGCCTGAGCGTATCTTTGTGACGCCCGGCGCGTCCGGCGCCTTTTTGCTGGCGCTGGGCAGTAGTTTGAACCCGGGTGAAGAGTTGCTGATGGCGGACCCTTGTTATCCGTGCAACAGTAATTTTGCCAAAGTGTTCGAGGGCAAGACCCGAGCAGTGCCCGTGGGCTCGAGCACCCGTTATCAGTTAACTGCGGAATTGATAAGAGAGAACTGGACGGAAACGACTAAAGGTGCATTGATTGCCTCGCCGTCCAATCCTACCGGCACGATTATTGACCCGGCGGTATTGAATTCGGCCATTCAGGCTGTTAACCAACTGGGCGGCTGTTTTTATTCCGACGAGATTTACCACGGTCTGGTTTATGTCAAGAGTGCGCCGACAGCGCTGGTGTTTAGCGACGATGTGTTTGTCATCAACAGTTTTTCCAAATATTTCGGTATGACCGGCTGGCGTATCGGCTGGTTGATTGTGCCCGATGAGTTTATTGAAGCCACCGAGAAGCTGGCGCAGAATATTTTCATTTCCACGTCCACGCATTCTCAGTATGCGGCTTTAGCCGCTTTTGATGAGCGTACGATTGATGAGCTTGAATTCAGGCGGGCAGAGTTTGCCGCCCGACGGGATTTTCTCTATGACACACTGCTGAGGTTGGGCTTTGATATTCCGATCAAGCCGGAAGGCGCCTTTTATATTTACGCCAATTGTGCAAAATTTACCGATGACAGCTATCAATTCGCACTGGATTTTTTAGAGGCTGAAGGCGTGGCGATTACGCCGGGCAAGGATTTTGGCGACTATGAGTCAAATCATTACATCCGTTTTGCGTATACGACGTCCATAGATAGAATGGCTATTGCCATGCACCGTTTAGAAAGATTCATTAATAGAAGGTCATAA
- the dksA gene encoding RNA polymerase-binding protein DksA, protein MTDSSKTDASAFSFTPYKEKEGEEYMSEAQLKHFESILRNWKAELMQEVDRTVHHMQDDAANFPDPNDRATQESEFSLELRTRDRERKLIKKIEEALKEIESGDYGYCESCGIEIGVRRLEARPTATLCIDCKTLDEIREKQMG, encoded by the coding sequence ATGACCGATAGTTCTAAAACTGACGCATCAGCCTTCAGCTTTACGCCTTATAAAGAAAAAGAAGGCGAAGAATATATGAGTGAGGCTCAATTGAAGCATTTTGAGAGCATTCTAAGAAACTGGAAAGCTGAACTAATGCAGGAAGTAGACCGCACTGTGCACCATATGCAGGATGACGCCGCTAATTTCCCTGATCCTAATGACCGGGCAACTCAGGAGTCGGAATTCAGTCTGGAATTAAGAACTCGTGACCGCGAACGCAAACTGATCAAGAAAATTGAAGAAGCCCTGAAAGAAATTGAATCGGGTGATTACGGCTATTGCGAGTCATGCGGCATCGAGATCGGTGTGCGCCGCCTGGAAGCCAGACCGACCGCCACCCTGTGCATAGACTGCAAAACTCTCGATGAAATTCGGGAAAAACAAATGGGGTAG
- the gluQRS gene encoding tRNA glutamyl-Q(34) synthetase GluQRS, translated as MGRFAPSPTGPLHFGSLYTALAGFLQARSQQGKWLLRIDDLDTPRNAKGSIDHILKTLDIFGLHWDDNIYYQSHNLDVYEDALHELKENRLIYACTCSRKMLAETHPEQAQADIYPGICRDKPPPTHTPHAFRIKTDNRIISFQDELQGFIAQNLAEQHGDFILKRKDGIIAYQFAVVVDDHRQQINHVLRGFDLLDSTPKQIYLQQQLGLATPQYMHVPIIIDTQGYKLSKQTLAQAVDLKAPNKLIFELLTLLKQAPPNELKHAETTELLDWAIAHWNPKPLEKLRAISR; from the coding sequence ATCGGCCGGTTTGCGCCCTCGCCTACCGGCCCACTCCATTTCGGATCTTTATATACGGCCCTGGCCGGTTTTCTTCAAGCCCGCTCACAACAAGGCAAATGGCTGCTGCGCATCGACGACCTCGATACGCCGCGAAACGCCAAGGGTTCAATTGATCACATCCTGAAAACGCTGGATATTTTCGGCCTGCATTGGGACGATAATATTTACTATCAAAGCCATAATCTCGACGTTTACGAAGACGCACTGCATGAATTGAAAGAAAACCGGCTTATTTATGCCTGTACATGCAGTCGTAAAATGCTGGCTGAGACACATCCGGAGCAGGCTCAGGCCGATATTTACCCTGGCATCTGCAGAGACAAGCCGCCTCCGACGCATACTCCGCATGCATTTCGCATCAAAACCGACAATCGCATCATTTCATTTCAGGATGAGCTGCAAGGCTTTATCGCGCAGAACCTGGCTGAACAGCATGGCGATTTTATCCTGAAAAGGAAAGATGGCATCATAGCTTATCAGTTCGCTGTTGTGGTCGATGATCACAGGCAGCAAATCAATCACGTCTTGCGCGGTTTTGACCTGCTCGATTCAACGCCCAAACAAATCTATCTGCAGCAGCAATTGGGGCTCGCTACACCTCAATACATGCACGTACCGATTATTATCGATACCCAGGGCTACAAGCTCAGCAAGCAAACCCTGGCGCAGGCAGTCGATTTAAAAGCACCGAACAAGCTGATCTTTGAGCTGTTGACCTTATTAAAACAAGCCCCCCCGAACGAACTTAAACATGCCGAAACAACCGAATTGCTTGACTGGGCCATTGCTCACTGGAACCCAAAACCTCTAGAGAAATTGCGTGCAATCAGCCGATGA